Within Lactobacillus amylovorus DSM 20531, the genomic segment AATGCTTCCAGCTGATAAGGCACAATTTGTTAAGCAGGAACAAGAAAATGGTCATCACGTTGCCTTTATCGGTGATGGGGTTAATGACAGTCCTGCATTGGCTAATGCCGATGTGGCTATTGCAATCGGTAGCGGTACAGATGTTGCAGTCGATGTTTCAGATATTGTCTTAGTCAAAAATGACTTGCGTAAAATTGCCTATGCTTTATCAATTTCTAAGCGGACCGTTTTAAATATGAATGAAAATATTGTAATTGCATTGTTAACCGTGTTGTTACTATTCATTGGGTTATTTGCAGGTTATGTCGAAATGGCTAGCGGTATGTTTATTCATGAATTTAGCATCTTAGTCGTAATTTTAAATGGTATGCGCTTAATTAGAAATCGTCGAAAAGTTGATAACCATCAATTTCCTGATAAAGAAAAAGATTTAGCATTAAACATGTAAGGAATAAGAAAGGAAGATTTTTATGCAAAAAGTAATGATGAAGTTAGGTGGGATGACTTGCCCATCTTGTTTAACCAAGATTGAAAAAGCTGTTGAAGATGTCGATGGTACAGATCAAATTAAGGTATTATTTAATGCCGGTAAGTTAAAGTTCATGATGAATGCTGATAAGGCTGATGTTGATGATGTTAAAACAGCAATCGAAAAGATGGGCTATGAAGTTAAGGGTGTAAAGGCAAAGGAGTTAAACTAATGAAGGCTGAAGAAGCATATAAGGCAGAGTTAAAGCGAAGTGACATTGATCATCATAAGCCTACAGCTGGTGCAATGGTTGGTCACATTATTGCCAATTTACTGATTCACACTTTAAAAATTAATCAAGCTAAGTTCTTCGCTAAGGGTCAAGCTAGTTTGTTTTTAGAGCAGCATGCTGATGAGTGGATCAGATATGAACAGAATGAGTTTAACAGGCTAAATCAGATTTTAGTTAATAATGGCGAAAGCATACCTACTATTACTGATCAATTTAAAGAATATACTATGCTTGAGGAAGACGGAGCAAGCAAGTACAAAGATGGCCAAGACCAACTTTTTGCTTTAGTAAAAGACTTTGATACACAAATCTTATTTATTACTAAGGCAATTGCTTTAGCTCAAAAAGAAGCTTGGCCAGAATTGAGTGCCAATTTAATTGAACTTCTAACATGGATTAAGGAACAAATTCGTCAATCACAAAACTTCTTGGGCCATGAATTACGTGAAGGATTATATACTGAAGAAGATGATGATGACGATGATTTTTAAGTAAAGGAAGTTTTTTGAATGGCAGAGTTGTGTGTACACTTAGTTCCATTATTTAATGCATTACCGACAAATGATCAAATGCAAATAGAAGAGCTAGTTCACCATCAGAATTATCAAAAAAGTGAATTAGTAATGGATCCTACATCAAGTAATAATTTAGTAATTGTTGCTCATGGTGGTGCTCGCCTTTATACTTTAGACGAAAATGGTCGCGAGAATGTTACCCAGATTTTAAAAACGGGTGATTATGCTGGTGAAAACTGGTTATTTGGTGAAGCAAATATCAATACTTATGTTGAAGCTACAGAAAATAGTGAGATTTGTTTGCTTAATCGAAATGAATTTTTAGCGCTAATGAAAAAGAAACCAGAATTAAGTATTCAACTCTTAGAGCAAAATATTATTAAAGTACGTGCTATGCATAGGCAAATTCAATTACTTAGTTTGCCTAAGGTGGAAGATAGACTATTGAGTTATTTGCAGACTTATGCAAAACAAGTGAATAAGAACTCATTTACTTTGCCACTAAAAATGAAAGATTTAGCCTTGTATTTAGGTACTACTCCCGAAACTTTATCGCGTAAATTCGTACTCTTAGAAAAGCAAGGAACCTTAAAACGAAAACTACGTCACATTGATTTATTCTAATTATTATTAAAGATCTACGAGCCAATGGTTCGTGGATTTTTTCATTAAGAATTATCGCATGGTAGTTTTTAAATTAGCGAAAAAACAACCCCTTTGATAAAATTTTATTTAAATGAAGGGACACTATGTCACCAATTTATATTCGTCAAGCTACCAAAAATGACCTTGAACAAATTATGCCGATCATTGATGAGGCTAAGAAATTTCTAAAGGA encodes:
- a CDS encoding Crp/Fnr family transcriptional regulator, coding for MAELCVHLVPLFNALPTNDQMQIEELVHHQNYQKSELVMDPTSSNNLVIVAHGGARLYTLDENGRENVTQILKTGDYAGENWLFGEANINTYVEATENSEICLLNRNEFLALMKKKPELSIQLLEQNIIKVRAMHRQIQLLSLPKVEDRLLSYLQTYAKQVNKNSFTLPLKMKDLALYLGTTPETLSRKFVLLEKQGTLKRKLRHIDLF
- a CDS encoding heavy-metal-associated domain-containing protein, with the protein product MQKVMMKLGGMTCPSCLTKIEKAVEDVDGTDQIKVLFNAGKLKFMMNADKADVDDVKTAIEKMGYEVKGVKAKELN